One region of Pirellulales bacterium genomic DNA includes:
- a CDS encoding peptidylprolyl isomerase codes for MKFCRPFLRPDLWNAVFLLGVFLTQGTLLPAQPYVGLDGQPLPSTLNPATNLAPSSPPPGAPSGIPSGNPQPYLPAALAPATAGSPALPGAPASTPITPLADSSEALWPRQAPQNLLSPNTQSPPTTAPAPFSSDSAQAPPPARADQNSAGVIPAAPDTSLQSSPTIATWGEFVNAQIIARVGNETILAADVLGPVNKTLEQYKNQMSASEYADQQQRLMREFVKQLIEVKIIFADAMTHIPRENIEKMRGAVNEQFETSHVKRLQEVHKAANRTELEQKLLASGSSLDKQQRMFFERSVAVQWERQNIKEVSEIPLSEVLADYRNHLADYEIKATVRWEHLMISFAKVSDKNAAYGQLANLGNSVLQGASFAAVAEKSSHGPTAYKQGQWDWTTRGSLKSKVLNEALFAIPVGQLSAILEDEDGFHIIRVLERKDDGRVPFETAQVEIREKLLREAEEKSRLAYLDKVRERVPVWTIFDGQIDPAEIKFSSNAPPERKKKK; via the coding sequence ATGAAATTTTGTCGACCTTTTTTGCGACCCGACCTTTGGAATGCCGTGTTCCTCCTGGGCGTATTCCTCACGCAGGGGACACTTCTTCCCGCCCAGCCGTATGTCGGATTGGATGGGCAGCCGCTACCCAGTACCCTCAATCCCGCCACAAATTTGGCACCGTCATCGCCTCCTCCTGGCGCACCTTCGGGAATTCCCTCTGGAAATCCGCAACCCTATTTGCCAGCGGCCCTTGCGCCCGCCACGGCTGGTTCCCCGGCCCTCCCTGGCGCTCCCGCATCAACGCCGATAACCCCCTTAGCCGATTCCAGCGAGGCACTGTGGCCCAGGCAGGCCCCTCAAAATCTGCTTTCCCCTAACACACAATCCCCCCCGACTACCGCTCCTGCCCCCTTTAGCAGCGATAGTGCCCAAGCCCCGCCCCCGGCCAGAGCCGACCAGAATTCGGCTGGCGTTATACCCGCCGCGCCTGACACCAGTTTGCAAAGCTCCCCCACGATCGCCACCTGGGGGGAATTTGTGAATGCGCAGATCATCGCGCGGGTGGGTAATGAAACGATCTTGGCGGCGGATGTGCTGGGACCGGTAAATAAGACACTGGAACAGTACAAAAATCAGATGTCGGCGAGCGAATACGCGGATCAGCAACAGCGGCTGATGCGCGAATTTGTAAAGCAGTTGATCGAGGTAAAGATTATCTTTGCCGACGCGATGACGCATATCCCCAGGGAGAACATTGAAAAAATGCGGGGAGCGGTCAACGAGCAATTTGAAACCAGCCATGTTAAACGGTTGCAAGAAGTCCACAAGGCGGCCAATCGGACCGAGCTAGAGCAAAAATTGCTGGCCAGCGGCAGTTCCCTGGATAAACAGCAGCGGATGTTTTTTGAACGGAGCGTGGCCGTGCAATGGGAACGCCAAAACATCAAGGAAGTGTCGGAAATACCGTTGTCCGAGGTCCTGGCCGATTACCGCAACCATTTGGCCGATTATGAAATCAAGGCGACCGTCCGCTGGGAACACCTGATGATCAGCTTTGCCAAAGTCAGCGACAAGAACGCCGCTTATGGCCAACTGGCCAACCTGGGTAATAGCGTCCTGCAAGGCGCCAGCTTTGCCGCGGTGGCGGAAAAATCCTCGCACGGCCCGACCGCGTACAAACAAGGCCAGTGGGACTGGACCACGCGCGGCTCGCTAAAGTCCAAGGTACTAAACGAGGCGCTCTTTGCCATTCCCGTGGGCCAGCTTAGCGCGATCCTGGAGGATGAGGATGGATTTCACATTATTCGCGTGCTCGAACGCAAGGATGACGGCCGCGTGCCGTTTGAGACTGCCCAGGTCGAGATTCGCGAGAAGCTGTTGCGCGAGGCGGAGGAAAAATCGCGGCTGGCGTATTTAGACAAGGTGCGTGAGCGGGTACCGGTCTGGACAATATTTGACGGTCAGATTGATCCCGCGGAAATTAAATTCAGCAGCAACGCCCCTCCCGAGCGAAAGAAAAAGAAGTAA
- a CDS encoding ribosomal protein L7/L12, producing MPAPPLTDQQRQAINQALFTGQRIQAIKEYREATGLGLADSKKFIDELETQLRLQTPENFTSPPAQGCLGVLSIFAGLLTIGGAVSLALFILLTG from the coding sequence ATGCCAGCACCCCCGCTAACCGACCAGCAGCGTCAAGCGATCAATCAGGCGCTCTTTACCGGTCAACGGATCCAGGCCATCAAGGAATACCGCGAAGCAACCGGCCTGGGCCTAGCCGACAGTAAAAAATTTATTGACGAATTGGAAACGCAGTTGCGGCTCCAAACACCCGAAAACTTTACCTCCCCTCCGGCACAAGGCTGCCTGGGCGTCCTTTCCATCTTCGCGGGGCTTTTGACCATCGGCGGGGCCGTAAGTTTAGCTTTATTTATATTGTTGACCGGATGA
- a CDS encoding site-specific integrase — MASLIYTKGTARIEYKNQGGRRSTLRLGKMPKANAKQALTHIESLIGAKQSGTTIPAVTAAWLKDVGSQLRGKLAAHDLVPGLKSAKLDDYLTAEIAARRDYSANTTRNAKMFQAAIVGYFGNCDLREITESSAADWKQSMVNNEYSPATISKWIVLARQWFKVALRKKLVDENPFADAKAGSQSNSQRLVFVDRATIQKVIDACPNTEWRLMLALSRYGALRVPSELRNLKWTDVNWEANTLTFDSQKTAKCGKPYRTIPLFPELRPYLDEAYEQASEGALFVFGDELRLGSDAVVRMRILKLLRRIGIQPWPRITHNLRASRIMELSDHFPQAVVAEWCGNSEAISQLHYQRAVTTHFDRAVSGETGLQSAITTRQSTPQNVTYNPTYSVTPNSAHVQSLAQGDMQNSREIMPVAMHGNQWTNVSVPPTGIEPAA, encoded by the coding sequence ATGGCAAGTCTCATTTACACCAAAGGCACGGCGCGGATCGAATATAAAAACCAGGGCGGACGCCGTTCAACCTTGCGGCTAGGCAAGATGCCCAAGGCCAACGCCAAACAGGCCCTCACCCATATCGAAAGCTTGATCGGTGCCAAACAGAGTGGCACCACAATCCCCGCCGTTACCGCCGCATGGCTTAAGGACGTGGGGAGCCAACTTCGCGGCAAACTGGCGGCGCATGATCTGGTGCCGGGCCTAAAGTCCGCCAAGTTGGACGATTACCTGACCGCCGAAATTGCCGCGCGGCGGGATTATTCCGCCAATACGACGCGCAACGCCAAGATGTTTCAGGCCGCGATTGTCGGCTATTTTGGTAATTGCGACCTGCGGGAGATTACCGAATCCAGCGCGGCCGACTGGAAACAGTCGATGGTGAATAATGAGTATTCCCCGGCCACTATCTCTAAATGGATCGTCCTGGCGCGACAGTGGTTTAAGGTGGCGTTACGCAAAAAGCTAGTTGATGAAAACCCCTTTGCCGATGCCAAAGCTGGCAGTCAGTCGAATAGCCAGCGTCTGGTATTTGTGGATCGTGCCACAATCCAAAAGGTGATCGACGCCTGCCCTAACACGGAATGGCGGCTAATGCTGGCATTATCGCGGTATGGCGCGCTGCGGGTGCCGTCGGAACTGCGGAACCTAAAGTGGACGGATGTTAACTGGGAAGCTAACACGTTAACCTTTGATAGCCAAAAGACGGCCAAGTGCGGGAAGCCCTACCGCACGATCCCCTTGTTTCCAGAATTGCGGCCCTACCTCGATGAAGCTTACGAACAGGCCAGCGAAGGTGCGTTGTTTGTGTTTGGGGATGAGTTGCGTTTAGGGAGTGACGCCGTGGTGCGGATGCGGATTTTGAAGCTGTTGCGCCGCATTGGCATTCAACCCTGGCCCCGCATTACCCATAACCTGCGGGCGAGCCGGATCATGGAACTATCCGATCATTTTCCCCAGGCCGTGGTGGCCGAATGGTGCGGGAACAGCGAAGCCATATCGCAGCTACATTACCAGCGTGCCGTGACCACCCATTTTGATCGTGCCGTCTCTGGCGAGACAGGATTGCAGTCGGCCATAACCACCCGCCAAAGCACGCCGCAAAATGTGACGTATAATCCGACGTACTCAGTTACGCCCAACAGCGCGCATGTACAGTCACTGGCTCAAGGCGATATGCAGAATTCCCGCGAAATAATGCCAGTGGCTATGCATGGTAACCAGTGGACAAACGTATCTGTACCCCCGACTGGAATCGAACCAGCGGCCTAG
- a CDS encoding helix-turn-helix transcriptional regulator, whose protein sequence is MAKHKSFTAQLKRIIKRSKLSRYAIYKRTGIDQAQLSRFVNGQAGLSLVAINKLTELFRIELSSKEPE, encoded by the coding sequence ATGGCTAAGCATAAATCGTTTACCGCGCAGCTAAAACGGATCATCAAACGATCAAAGTTATCGCGGTATGCAATTTACAAACGAACGGGAATTGACCAAGCGCAGTTGTCGCGCTTTGTTAATGGCCAAGCTGGGTTAAGTTTGGTGGCAATCAATAAATTGACAGAACTTTTCAGGATCGAACTTTCCAGTAAGGAACCGGAATAA
- a CDS encoding helix-turn-helix domain-containing protein, producing MSTSTNTPTIREHEQLRQRIDAVPVDTLAVDAVDLAKLLAVSESTIRRWTASGTMPSVLIGGVRIYPLAEIRTWLSKLVSQQCTATPVNANGHGNNPVAATL from the coding sequence ATGAGCACATCCACGAATACTCCTACAATTCGCGAGCATGAGCAACTGCGGCAGCGGATCGACGCCGTGCCAGTGGACACCCTGGCAGTGGATGCCGTCGATCTTGCAAAGTTGTTGGCCGTCAGTGAAAGCACAATCCGGCGTTGGACCGCCAGCGGTACGATGCCCAGCGTGCTAATCGGCGGGGTGCGGATATATCCCTTGGCGGAGATTCGCACTTGGTTGTCAAAGCTGGTCTCGCAGCAATGCACGGCTACCCCCGTAAACGCCAACGGCCACGGGAATAACCCCGTGGCCGCGACGCTGTAA
- a CDS encoding AAA family ATPase, translated as MPALFERERPKTLDGVVGQPPAVKRLTALKERGLGGRGYWISGLSGTGKTTLAKIIASDVASEFATTETSVSQLTPKSLDDWERGLRCRCIDGKGHALIVNEAHGLRKDTIRQFLDVLERLPDYAVVIFTTTNEGQEALFEDCLDTAPLLSRCIRLELLSNGKELELAFALEARRIAQKHSLDGKPIGAYVDLVRQCKHNMRAVLQAIDSGCMAD; from the coding sequence ATGCCTGCATTATTTGAGCGTGAACGGCCTAAAACGCTTGACGGCGTTGTAGGCCAGCCACCTGCGGTCAAGAGATTGACCGCGCTGAAAGAGCGTGGCCTAGGTGGCCGCGGCTACTGGATAAGCGGATTGTCGGGCACGGGTAAGACTACCCTAGCCAAGATTATTGCCAGTGATGTGGCAAGCGAGTTTGCCACCACGGAAACTAGCGTTTCACAACTCACGCCGAAGAGTTTGGACGACTGGGAGCGTGGCCTACGGTGTAGGTGCATCGACGGCAAGGGACATGCGCTGATTGTGAATGAGGCGCACGGGTTGCGTAAAGACACAATCCGCCAGTTTCTGGACGTACTGGAACGTTTACCCGACTATGCCGTGGTGATATTTACGACCACGAATGAGGGGCAGGAGGCACTGTTTGAGGATTGCCTGGACACTGCGCCACTGTTGTCACGTTGTATCCGGTTAGAGTTACTCTCCAACGGTAAAGAGTTGGAGTTGGCGTTTGCTTTGGAAGCCAGGCGGATAGCGCAGAAACACTCCCTGGACGGCAAGCCGATAGGGGCCTACGTGGACCTGGTGCGCCAGTGCAAGCATAACATGCGGGCAGTGTTGCAGGCGATAGATAGCGGGTGTATGGCGGACTAG
- a CDS encoding AAA family ATPase: MFTLDRGRVDTQLSLDLHADAPGWVYNQHERDCSRCGQAMPLNEKVKPAGRSPSGDMTWQHFHPCEAPKRKPRAAKVEVVVPPVKSTERRHKLLPKLLRKLAAGLHVMLVGPAGSGKTTLASQAAQELGLEFSFISCSAGMSEGQLLGRLLPVEAGGTFNYVPSALVEAYESGKSLFLLDEFDAADGNTATVLNAALAGKTMALPNRAANPLAQRHKDFKLIAAANTFGLGADRMYAGRNQLDGATLNRFTCATIEVDYDRELEADLVPDSVVRDTVWKLRDLVRERKFRQIVGTRDMLAAQACRNVGEAYREIFADLLVAWSADERKAAQQILEKLPC, translated from the coding sequence ATGTTCACATTAGACCGTGGGCGTGTGGACACCCAGCTTTCGCTGGACCTGCACGCCGACGCGCCGGGCTGGGTTTATAACCAGCATGAGCGCGACTGTAGCAGGTGCGGGCAGGCTATGCCCCTGAATGAGAAAGTAAAACCGGCTGGCCGTTCGCCTAGTGGCGACATGACCTGGCAACATTTTCACCCGTGTGAAGCCCCGAAACGTAAGCCCAGGGCCGCTAAGGTGGAAGTGGTGGTGCCGCCAGTGAAGAGTACCGAACGGCGTCACAAGCTGTTACCCAAACTGCTGCGTAAGCTGGCGGCGGGGTTGCATGTGATGCTCGTCGGTCCCGCTGGGAGTGGAAAAACCACACTGGCTTCCCAAGCCGCCCAAGAGTTGGGGCTAGAGTTTAGCTTCATCTCTTGCAGTGCGGGCATGAGTGAGGGGCAGCTGTTGGGTAGACTGTTGCCCGTGGAAGCGGGGGGCACATTCAATTATGTGCCCAGTGCGTTGGTGGAAGCGTACGAGAGCGGTAAGAGTTTGTTCCTGCTCGACGAGTTTGATGCGGCGGACGGCAATACGGCTACCGTGCTCAATGCCGCCCTGGCGGGTAAGACTATGGCGTTGCCTAACCGTGCCGCGAATCCCCTAGCTCAGCGGCACAAGGATTTCAAACTCATCGCGGCGGCGAACACGTTTGGCCTCGGGGCGGATCGGATGTACGCTGGCCGCAACCAGCTTGACGGGGCCACACTAAACCGTTTCACGTGTGCCACGATTGAAGTGGACTATGACCGCGAACTGGAAGCGGATTTAGTGCCGGATAGCGTAGTGCGGGATACGGTTTGGAAACTGCGGGATTTGGTGCGGGAACGCAAGTTTCGGCAGATTGTCGGCACCCGCGATATGCTGGCCGCCCAAGCGTGCCGCAACGTGGGTGAAGCGTACCGCGAGATTTTCGCTGACCTGCTGGTGGCTTGGTCGGCCGACGAGCGCAAGGCTGCACAACAAATTCTGGAGAAACTGCCATGCTAG